GTGCTTGAGCTTGCCGGTCTCCATCGCCAGGTCGGCCGCGTCGACGAGTTGCTGCGGCGCGTAACGACCGGTGATGACCACGTGCTGGAAGCCCGGACGATCCCGCAGGGTCCGCACGACCTCCTCCACGTCGACCCAGCCCCAGTGCAGCGGATAGCTGAACTCGTCGAGCACGTACAGATCGTGCTGCTGCTGCTCGATCCGCCGCGCGATCTCCTGCCAGCCCTCCAGCGCCGCGGCCGCGTGGTCCTGCTCGGTGCTCTTCTTACGCGTCCACGACCAGCCCTCGCCCATCTTGTGCCACTCGACGGGACCGCCCTCGCCGGTCTCCTCGTGCAGCCTGCCCAGGGCGCGGAAAGCGGATTCCTCCCCCACCCGCCACTTCGCGGACTTGACGAACTGGAACACGCCGATGGACCACCCCTGGTTCCAACCGCGCAGGGCCATTCCGAAGGCCGAGGTGGACTTGCCCTTCATGGAGCCGGTGTGCACGGCCAGCAGCGGCCTGTTGCGCCGTTGCCGCGTGGTCAGCCCGTCGTCGGGCACACTGCTCGGTTTTCCCTGTGGCATTGTCGAGTCTCCAAAAAATCGACGCTCGTCTTCGACTTC
The sequence above is a segment of the Actinopolyspora saharensis genome. Coding sequences within it:
- the cobO gene encoding cob(I)yrinic acid a,c-diamide adenosyltransferase; this encodes MPQGKPSSVPDDGLTTRQRRNRPLLAVHTGSMKGKSTSAFGMALRGWNQGWSIGVFQFVKSAKWRVGEESAFRALGRLHEETGEGGPVEWHKMGEGWSWTRKKSTEQDHAAAALEGWQEIARRIEQQQHDLYVLDEFSYPLHWGWVDVEEVVRTLRDRPGFQHVVITGRYAPQQLVDAADLAMETGKLKHPMDSGQKGQKGIEW